From one Sparus aurata chromosome 16, fSpaAur1.1, whole genome shotgun sequence genomic stretch:
- the iars2 gene encoding isoleucine--tRNA ligase, mitochondrial isoform X1, with the protein MLLCRVSAVSRTFASWGRGSLRGGGLLHRALSFSSSRCHDVGSGEGSAQPAETGSARALYRDTVLLPRTEFPMKLTGQKLLDRELEIQQKCGFADLYSWQRERKAKKEFCLHDGPPYANGDPHVGHALNKILKDIRNRFEMLRGRQVHYIPGWDCHGLPIELKALGELATSGLDPLQIRHKARAFAEQAIARQKAAFQRWGVMADWDQCYYTYDGAYEAAQLKVFQEMHNKGLIYQDYKPVFWSPSSRTALAEAELEYNPEHVSRAIYATFPLITLPPKITSEAAGLENVSVLVWTTQPWTIPANQAVCYMPNAQYSVVRRADNSQLLLVATERTASMAALLGTELESVGLFTGSQLEGGICKHPTITDKEVPLLPANHVTMAKGTGLVHTAPAHGMDDYSVASHFKLSVECMVDADGKFTDLAGPELQNLSVMTKGTDKVISMLQECGALVKEEQCIHSYPYDWRTKQPVVIRPSKQWFVNTASLKDKAKEVLQKVRILPESARGSLLAMLDRRTYWCISRQRSWGVPIPVFYHRETGEALINKYSVSHIGKLFKENGSDCWWELPIETLLPAEVLKKSKAGPATDYVRGEDVLDIWFDSGASWAAVLEEEIEGDTEEPESRLSWLPAPLRKPLVTESDSRADVYVEGKDQIGGWFQSSLLTSVAVRNKAPYKSLVVHGFAISEKGEKMSKSLGNVVDPDAVISGGKDPSMPAYGADVLRWWVAESNVFSEVQIGPTVLNAARDNISKLRNTLKFLLGNLQGFDPRVHAVDPKEMHYIDQYMLHLLREYSIKVTDAYSEYDAGRVIRVLQAFIARDLSSFYFSIIKDRLYCDPKDSLGRRSCQTVLEEILDGVTRSIAPILPHLAEEVHLHAPGHDEEGTLFKSGWIKSSSVWRRPGLEEAVEGACAIRDSFLSSIPGKNPAQFDLTVAIEPGLLFELMESLQEEPTSTSSQLAELMMVARVNLTSELPRDLPPDAQLSHGTFLINLEGGVIREDSAYSIAVVPTAAARCPRCRRYTAKSADCLCPRCQTVVSQAQ; encoded by the exons ATGCTGCTGTGTCGGGTTTCGGCAGTAAGCCGGACGTTCGCGAGTTGGGGACGGGGGTCACTCAGGGGAGGCGGCCTCCTGCACCGTGCTCTCTCCTTCAGCTCAAGCCGCTGTCATGATGTGGGGTCAGGAGAAGGCAGCGCTCAGCCCGCAGAGACGGGCTCTGCTCGGGCACTGTACCGAGACACAGTGCTCCTTCCACGTACTGAATTCCCAATGAAGCTAACCGGACAGAAGCTGCTGGACCGGGAGCTCGAGATTCAGCAG AAGTGTGGATTTGCAGATTTGTACTcctggcagagagagaggaaggccAAGAAGGAGTTCTGTCTTCATGATGGACCACCTTATGCCAATGGAGACCCTCATGTAGGACATGCACTCAATAAG atcCTGAAAGACATCCGTAATCGTTTTGAGATGCTGAGGGGGCGACAGGTCCACTACATCCCAGGCTGGGACTGCCATGGCCTGCCCATCGAGCTGAAAGCTCTGGGGGAGTTGGCAACCAGCGGCCTTGACCCGCTGCAGATCAGACATAAAG CGCGGGCGTTTGCTGAGCAGGCCATAGCTCGTCAGAAGGCTGCTTTCCAGCGCTGGGGGGTGATGGCTGACTGGGACCAGTGCTACTACACGTATGACGGGGCCTATGAGGCAGCTCAGCTGAAAGTTTTCCAGGAGATGCACAACAAG GGGCTCATCTACCAGGACTACAAGCCAGTCTTCTGGTCTCCTTCATCACG AACGGCCCTAGCAGAGGCAGAGTTGGAGTACAACCCCGAGCATGTGAGCAGAGCCATCTATGCCACATTCCCCCTGATCACACTGCCGCCTAAGATAACCTCAGAAGCAG CAGGTCTTGAAAATGTCTCTGTGTTGGTGTGGACCACCCAGCCTTGGACCATTCCTGCAAACCAGGCTGTCTGCTACATGCCCAACGCCCA GTACTCGGTGGTGAGGAGGGCCGACAACTCTCAGCTGCTTTTAGTGGCGACTGAGCGCACAGCCAGCATGGCTGCACTGCTGGGCACAGAGCTGGAGAGTGTGGGCTTGTTCAccg GCTCCCAGCTTGAGGGTGGGATTTGCAAACATCCCACAATTACTGACAAGGAAGTGCCACTGTTGCCGGCGAATCATGTGACTATGGCAAAAGGAACAGGATTGGTCCACACAGCACCAGCTCACGGCATGGATGATTACAGTGTTGCTTCACACTTTAAACTGTCTGTG GAGTGTATGGTGGATGCGGATGGCAAGTTCACTGATTTAGCTGGTCCTGAGCTGCAGAATCTGTCTGTGATGACAAAAGGGACGGACAAAG TGATTTCCATGCTGCAGGAGTGTGGGGCTCTGGTGAAGGAGGAGCAGTGTATCCACAGTTACCCATATGATTGGAGGACAAAGCAGCCTGTCGTCATCAGGCCCAGCAAACAGTGGTTTGTTAACACGGCCTCACTTAAAGACAAGGCCAAG gAGGTGCTGCAGAAAGTGCGTATTTTGCCAGAGTCAGCACGGGGCAGCCTGCTGGCcatgctggacagacggacctacTGGTGCATCTCCAGACAGCGAAGTTGGGGCGTCCCTATCCCTGTCTTCTATCACAGAGAGACTGGAGAGGCTCTCATCAACAA ATACTCAGTGTCCCATATAGGAAAGCTGTTCAAAGAAAATGGCAGTGACTGTTGGTGGGAGCTTCCTATTGAGACTTTGCTGCCAGCAGAGGTACTTAAGAAG AGTAAAGCAGGTCCAGCGACGGACTATGTTCGTGGAGAAGATGTTCTTGACATCTGGTTTGACAGCGGAGCATCGTGGGCTGCTGTACTAGAAG AGGAGATAGAGGGAGACACTGAGGAGCCTGAGTCCCGTCTCAGCTGGCTCCCTGCTCCACTCCGCAAACCCCTGGTCACAG AGTCAGACTCCAGGGCAGATGTATATGTGGAAGGGAAGGACCAGATTGGAGGCTGGTTTCAGTCCTCGCTGCTCACCAGCGTAGCTGTCAGGAACAAGGCACCTTACAA GTCACTGGTGGTCCATGGCTTTGCTATCAGTGAGAAGGGAGAGAAGATGTCCAAGTCTCTGGGCAATGTTGTGGATCCTGATGCAGTCATTAGTGGAGGGAAG gACCCCAGTATGCCAGCCTATGGGGCGGATGTGCTGCGTTGGTGGGTGGCAGAGTCGAACGTCTTCTCTGAGGTTCAGATTGGACCCACTGTTCTCAACGCAGCCAGAGACAACATCAGCAAG ttgAGGAACACTCTGAAATTCCTGCTCGGCAACCTGCAGGGCTTCGACCCTCGTGTGCATGCTGTGGACCCCAAAGAGATGCACTACATCGATCAGTACATGTTGCACCTGCTGCGCGAGTACAGTATCaag GTGACAGATGCCTACAGTGAGTATGATGCTGGCAGGGTCATCCGTGTCCTCCAAGCCTTCATCGCAAGAGACCTCTCCAGCTTCTACTTTAGCATAATCAAAGACAG GTTGTACTGTGATCCAAAGGACTCACTGGGCAGAAGATCATGTCAGACAGTTTTAGAGGAGATTCTTGATGGAGTGACCAGATCCATAGCTCCCATCCTGCCACATCTAGCTGAAGAAGTCCATCTACATGCACCAGGACATGACG AAGAGGGGACGTTATTCAAGAGTGGATGGATTAAAAGTAGTTCAGTTTGGCGGCGACCAGGATTGGAGGAGGCAGTGGAAGGGGCATGTGCCATCAGGGACTCCTTCCTGTCTTCCATTCCAGGCAAAAATCCAGCTCAGTTTGACCTCACTGTTGCCATTGAACCTGGTTTGCTGTTTGAACTCATGGAG TCTCTCCAAGAAgagcccacctccacctcctcacagCTGGCTGAGCTGATGATGGTAGCACGAGTCAACCTGACCAGTGAGCTACCCCGCGACCTGCCCCCAGATGCCCAGCTCAGCCATGGGACCTTCCTCATCAATCTGGAGG
- the iars2 gene encoding isoleucine--tRNA ligase, mitochondrial isoform X2, whose translation MLLCRVSAVSRTFASWGRGSLRGGGLLHRALSFSSSRCHDVGSGEGSAQPAETGSARALYRDTVLLPRTEFPMKLTGQKLLDRELEIQQKCGFADLYSWQRERKAKKEFCLHDGPPYANGDPHVGHALNKILKDIRNRFEMLRGRQVHYIPGWDCHGLPIELKALGELATSGLDPLQIRHKARAFAEQAIARQKAAFQRWGVMADWDQCYYTYDGAYEAAQLKVFQEMHNKGLIYQDYKPVFWSPSSRTALAEAELEYNPEHVSRAIYATFPLITLPPKITSEAGLENVSVLVWTTQPWTIPANQAVCYMPNAQYSVVRRADNSQLLLVATERTASMAALLGTELESVGLFTGSQLEGGICKHPTITDKEVPLLPANHVTMAKGTGLVHTAPAHGMDDYSVASHFKLSVECMVDADGKFTDLAGPELQNLSVMTKGTDKVISMLQECGALVKEEQCIHSYPYDWRTKQPVVIRPSKQWFVNTASLKDKAKEVLQKVRILPESARGSLLAMLDRRTYWCISRQRSWGVPIPVFYHRETGEALINKYSVSHIGKLFKENGSDCWWELPIETLLPAEVLKKSKAGPATDYVRGEDVLDIWFDSGASWAAVLEEEIEGDTEEPESRLSWLPAPLRKPLVTESDSRADVYVEGKDQIGGWFQSSLLTSVAVRNKAPYKSLVVHGFAISEKGEKMSKSLGNVVDPDAVISGGKDPSMPAYGADVLRWWVAESNVFSEVQIGPTVLNAARDNISKLRNTLKFLLGNLQGFDPRVHAVDPKEMHYIDQYMLHLLREYSIKVTDAYSEYDAGRVIRVLQAFIARDLSSFYFSIIKDRLYCDPKDSLGRRSCQTVLEEILDGVTRSIAPILPHLAEEVHLHAPGHDEEGTLFKSGWIKSSSVWRRPGLEEAVEGACAIRDSFLSSIPGKNPAQFDLTVAIEPGLLFELMESLQEEPTSTSSQLAELMMVARVNLTSELPRDLPPDAQLSHGTFLINLEGGVIREDSAYSIAVVPTAAARCPRCRRYTAKSADCLCPRCQTVVSQAQ comes from the exons ATGCTGCTGTGTCGGGTTTCGGCAGTAAGCCGGACGTTCGCGAGTTGGGGACGGGGGTCACTCAGGGGAGGCGGCCTCCTGCACCGTGCTCTCTCCTTCAGCTCAAGCCGCTGTCATGATGTGGGGTCAGGAGAAGGCAGCGCTCAGCCCGCAGAGACGGGCTCTGCTCGGGCACTGTACCGAGACACAGTGCTCCTTCCACGTACTGAATTCCCAATGAAGCTAACCGGACAGAAGCTGCTGGACCGGGAGCTCGAGATTCAGCAG AAGTGTGGATTTGCAGATTTGTACTcctggcagagagagaggaaggccAAGAAGGAGTTCTGTCTTCATGATGGACCACCTTATGCCAATGGAGACCCTCATGTAGGACATGCACTCAATAAG atcCTGAAAGACATCCGTAATCGTTTTGAGATGCTGAGGGGGCGACAGGTCCACTACATCCCAGGCTGGGACTGCCATGGCCTGCCCATCGAGCTGAAAGCTCTGGGGGAGTTGGCAACCAGCGGCCTTGACCCGCTGCAGATCAGACATAAAG CGCGGGCGTTTGCTGAGCAGGCCATAGCTCGTCAGAAGGCTGCTTTCCAGCGCTGGGGGGTGATGGCTGACTGGGACCAGTGCTACTACACGTATGACGGGGCCTATGAGGCAGCTCAGCTGAAAGTTTTCCAGGAGATGCACAACAAG GGGCTCATCTACCAGGACTACAAGCCAGTCTTCTGGTCTCCTTCATCACG AACGGCCCTAGCAGAGGCAGAGTTGGAGTACAACCCCGAGCATGTGAGCAGAGCCATCTATGCCACATTCCCCCTGATCACACTGCCGCCTAAGATAACCTCAGAAGCAG GTCTTGAAAATGTCTCTGTGTTGGTGTGGACCACCCAGCCTTGGACCATTCCTGCAAACCAGGCTGTCTGCTACATGCCCAACGCCCA GTACTCGGTGGTGAGGAGGGCCGACAACTCTCAGCTGCTTTTAGTGGCGACTGAGCGCACAGCCAGCATGGCTGCACTGCTGGGCACAGAGCTGGAGAGTGTGGGCTTGTTCAccg GCTCCCAGCTTGAGGGTGGGATTTGCAAACATCCCACAATTACTGACAAGGAAGTGCCACTGTTGCCGGCGAATCATGTGACTATGGCAAAAGGAACAGGATTGGTCCACACAGCACCAGCTCACGGCATGGATGATTACAGTGTTGCTTCACACTTTAAACTGTCTGTG GAGTGTATGGTGGATGCGGATGGCAAGTTCACTGATTTAGCTGGTCCTGAGCTGCAGAATCTGTCTGTGATGACAAAAGGGACGGACAAAG TGATTTCCATGCTGCAGGAGTGTGGGGCTCTGGTGAAGGAGGAGCAGTGTATCCACAGTTACCCATATGATTGGAGGACAAAGCAGCCTGTCGTCATCAGGCCCAGCAAACAGTGGTTTGTTAACACGGCCTCACTTAAAGACAAGGCCAAG gAGGTGCTGCAGAAAGTGCGTATTTTGCCAGAGTCAGCACGGGGCAGCCTGCTGGCcatgctggacagacggacctacTGGTGCATCTCCAGACAGCGAAGTTGGGGCGTCCCTATCCCTGTCTTCTATCACAGAGAGACTGGAGAGGCTCTCATCAACAA ATACTCAGTGTCCCATATAGGAAAGCTGTTCAAAGAAAATGGCAGTGACTGTTGGTGGGAGCTTCCTATTGAGACTTTGCTGCCAGCAGAGGTACTTAAGAAG AGTAAAGCAGGTCCAGCGACGGACTATGTTCGTGGAGAAGATGTTCTTGACATCTGGTTTGACAGCGGAGCATCGTGGGCTGCTGTACTAGAAG AGGAGATAGAGGGAGACACTGAGGAGCCTGAGTCCCGTCTCAGCTGGCTCCCTGCTCCACTCCGCAAACCCCTGGTCACAG AGTCAGACTCCAGGGCAGATGTATATGTGGAAGGGAAGGACCAGATTGGAGGCTGGTTTCAGTCCTCGCTGCTCACCAGCGTAGCTGTCAGGAACAAGGCACCTTACAA GTCACTGGTGGTCCATGGCTTTGCTATCAGTGAGAAGGGAGAGAAGATGTCCAAGTCTCTGGGCAATGTTGTGGATCCTGATGCAGTCATTAGTGGAGGGAAG gACCCCAGTATGCCAGCCTATGGGGCGGATGTGCTGCGTTGGTGGGTGGCAGAGTCGAACGTCTTCTCTGAGGTTCAGATTGGACCCACTGTTCTCAACGCAGCCAGAGACAACATCAGCAAG ttgAGGAACACTCTGAAATTCCTGCTCGGCAACCTGCAGGGCTTCGACCCTCGTGTGCATGCTGTGGACCCCAAAGAGATGCACTACATCGATCAGTACATGTTGCACCTGCTGCGCGAGTACAGTATCaag GTGACAGATGCCTACAGTGAGTATGATGCTGGCAGGGTCATCCGTGTCCTCCAAGCCTTCATCGCAAGAGACCTCTCCAGCTTCTACTTTAGCATAATCAAAGACAG GTTGTACTGTGATCCAAAGGACTCACTGGGCAGAAGATCATGTCAGACAGTTTTAGAGGAGATTCTTGATGGAGTGACCAGATCCATAGCTCCCATCCTGCCACATCTAGCTGAAGAAGTCCATCTACATGCACCAGGACATGACG AAGAGGGGACGTTATTCAAGAGTGGATGGATTAAAAGTAGTTCAGTTTGGCGGCGACCAGGATTGGAGGAGGCAGTGGAAGGGGCATGTGCCATCAGGGACTCCTTCCTGTCTTCCATTCCAGGCAAAAATCCAGCTCAGTTTGACCTCACTGTTGCCATTGAACCTGGTTTGCTGTTTGAACTCATGGAG TCTCTCCAAGAAgagcccacctccacctcctcacagCTGGCTGAGCTGATGATGGTAGCACGAGTCAACCTGACCAGTGAGCTACCCCGCGACCTGCCCCCAGATGCCCAGCTCAGCCATGGGACCTTCCTCATCAATCTGGAGG
- the iars2 gene encoding isoleucine--tRNA ligase, mitochondrial isoform X3, with amino-acid sequence MLLCRVSAVSRTFASWGRGSLRGGGLLHRALSFSSSRCHDVGSGEGSAQPAETGSARALYRDTVLLPRTEFPMKLTGQKLLDRELEIQQKCGFADLYSWQRERKAKKEFCLHDGPPYANGDPHVGHALNKILKDIRNRFEMLRGRQVHYIPGWDCHGLPIELKALGELATSGLDPLQIRHKARAFAEQAIARQKAAFQRWGVMADWDQCYYTYDGAYEAAQLKVFQEMHNKGLIYQDYKPVFWSPSSRTALAEAELEYNPEHVSRAIYATFPLITLPPKITSEAAGLENVSVLVWTTQPWTIPANQAVCYMPNAQYSVVRRADNSQLLLVATERTASMAALLGTELESVGLFTGSQLEGGICKHPTITDKEVPLLPANHVTMAKGTGLVHTAPAHGMDDYSVASHFKLSVECMVDADGKFTDLAGPELQNLSVMTKGTDKVISMLQECGALVKEEQCIHSYPYDWRTKQPVVIRPSKQWFVNTASLKDKAKEVLQKVRILPESARGSLLAMLDRRTYWCISRQRSWGVPIPVFYHRETGEALINKYSVSHIGKLFKENGSDCWWELPIETLLPAEVLKKSKAGPATDYVRGEDVLDIWFDSGASWAAVLEESDSRADVYVEGKDQIGGWFQSSLLTSVAVRNKAPYKSLVVHGFAISEKGEKMSKSLGNVVDPDAVISGGKDPSMPAYGADVLRWWVAESNVFSEVQIGPTVLNAARDNISKLRNTLKFLLGNLQGFDPRVHAVDPKEMHYIDQYMLHLLREYSIKVTDAYSEYDAGRVIRVLQAFIARDLSSFYFSIIKDRLYCDPKDSLGRRSCQTVLEEILDGVTRSIAPILPHLAEEVHLHAPGHDEEGTLFKSGWIKSSSVWRRPGLEEAVEGACAIRDSFLSSIPGKNPAQFDLTVAIEPGLLFELMESLQEEPTSTSSQLAELMMVARVNLTSELPRDLPPDAQLSHGTFLINLEGGVIREDSAYSIAVVPTAAARCPRCRRYTAKSADCLCPRCQTVVSQAQ; translated from the exons ATGCTGCTGTGTCGGGTTTCGGCAGTAAGCCGGACGTTCGCGAGTTGGGGACGGGGGTCACTCAGGGGAGGCGGCCTCCTGCACCGTGCTCTCTCCTTCAGCTCAAGCCGCTGTCATGATGTGGGGTCAGGAGAAGGCAGCGCTCAGCCCGCAGAGACGGGCTCTGCTCGGGCACTGTACCGAGACACAGTGCTCCTTCCACGTACTGAATTCCCAATGAAGCTAACCGGACAGAAGCTGCTGGACCGGGAGCTCGAGATTCAGCAG AAGTGTGGATTTGCAGATTTGTACTcctggcagagagagaggaaggccAAGAAGGAGTTCTGTCTTCATGATGGACCACCTTATGCCAATGGAGACCCTCATGTAGGACATGCACTCAATAAG atcCTGAAAGACATCCGTAATCGTTTTGAGATGCTGAGGGGGCGACAGGTCCACTACATCCCAGGCTGGGACTGCCATGGCCTGCCCATCGAGCTGAAAGCTCTGGGGGAGTTGGCAACCAGCGGCCTTGACCCGCTGCAGATCAGACATAAAG CGCGGGCGTTTGCTGAGCAGGCCATAGCTCGTCAGAAGGCTGCTTTCCAGCGCTGGGGGGTGATGGCTGACTGGGACCAGTGCTACTACACGTATGACGGGGCCTATGAGGCAGCTCAGCTGAAAGTTTTCCAGGAGATGCACAACAAG GGGCTCATCTACCAGGACTACAAGCCAGTCTTCTGGTCTCCTTCATCACG AACGGCCCTAGCAGAGGCAGAGTTGGAGTACAACCCCGAGCATGTGAGCAGAGCCATCTATGCCACATTCCCCCTGATCACACTGCCGCCTAAGATAACCTCAGAAGCAG CAGGTCTTGAAAATGTCTCTGTGTTGGTGTGGACCACCCAGCCTTGGACCATTCCTGCAAACCAGGCTGTCTGCTACATGCCCAACGCCCA GTACTCGGTGGTGAGGAGGGCCGACAACTCTCAGCTGCTTTTAGTGGCGACTGAGCGCACAGCCAGCATGGCTGCACTGCTGGGCACAGAGCTGGAGAGTGTGGGCTTGTTCAccg GCTCCCAGCTTGAGGGTGGGATTTGCAAACATCCCACAATTACTGACAAGGAAGTGCCACTGTTGCCGGCGAATCATGTGACTATGGCAAAAGGAACAGGATTGGTCCACACAGCACCAGCTCACGGCATGGATGATTACAGTGTTGCTTCACACTTTAAACTGTCTGTG GAGTGTATGGTGGATGCGGATGGCAAGTTCACTGATTTAGCTGGTCCTGAGCTGCAGAATCTGTCTGTGATGACAAAAGGGACGGACAAAG TGATTTCCATGCTGCAGGAGTGTGGGGCTCTGGTGAAGGAGGAGCAGTGTATCCACAGTTACCCATATGATTGGAGGACAAAGCAGCCTGTCGTCATCAGGCCCAGCAAACAGTGGTTTGTTAACACGGCCTCACTTAAAGACAAGGCCAAG gAGGTGCTGCAGAAAGTGCGTATTTTGCCAGAGTCAGCACGGGGCAGCCTGCTGGCcatgctggacagacggacctacTGGTGCATCTCCAGACAGCGAAGTTGGGGCGTCCCTATCCCTGTCTTCTATCACAGAGAGACTGGAGAGGCTCTCATCAACAA ATACTCAGTGTCCCATATAGGAAAGCTGTTCAAAGAAAATGGCAGTGACTGTTGGTGGGAGCTTCCTATTGAGACTTTGCTGCCAGCAGAGGTACTTAAGAAG AGTAAAGCAGGTCCAGCGACGGACTATGTTCGTGGAGAAGATGTTCTTGACATCTGGTTTGACAGCGGAGCATCGTGGGCTGCTGTACTAGAAG AGTCAGACTCCAGGGCAGATGTATATGTGGAAGGGAAGGACCAGATTGGAGGCTGGTTTCAGTCCTCGCTGCTCACCAGCGTAGCTGTCAGGAACAAGGCACCTTACAA GTCACTGGTGGTCCATGGCTTTGCTATCAGTGAGAAGGGAGAGAAGATGTCCAAGTCTCTGGGCAATGTTGTGGATCCTGATGCAGTCATTAGTGGAGGGAAG gACCCCAGTATGCCAGCCTATGGGGCGGATGTGCTGCGTTGGTGGGTGGCAGAGTCGAACGTCTTCTCTGAGGTTCAGATTGGACCCACTGTTCTCAACGCAGCCAGAGACAACATCAGCAAG ttgAGGAACACTCTGAAATTCCTGCTCGGCAACCTGCAGGGCTTCGACCCTCGTGTGCATGCTGTGGACCCCAAAGAGATGCACTACATCGATCAGTACATGTTGCACCTGCTGCGCGAGTACAGTATCaag GTGACAGATGCCTACAGTGAGTATGATGCTGGCAGGGTCATCCGTGTCCTCCAAGCCTTCATCGCAAGAGACCTCTCCAGCTTCTACTTTAGCATAATCAAAGACAG GTTGTACTGTGATCCAAAGGACTCACTGGGCAGAAGATCATGTCAGACAGTTTTAGAGGAGATTCTTGATGGAGTGACCAGATCCATAGCTCCCATCCTGCCACATCTAGCTGAAGAAGTCCATCTACATGCACCAGGACATGACG AAGAGGGGACGTTATTCAAGAGTGGATGGATTAAAAGTAGTTCAGTTTGGCGGCGACCAGGATTGGAGGAGGCAGTGGAAGGGGCATGTGCCATCAGGGACTCCTTCCTGTCTTCCATTCCAGGCAAAAATCCAGCTCAGTTTGACCTCACTGTTGCCATTGAACCTGGTTTGCTGTTTGAACTCATGGAG TCTCTCCAAGAAgagcccacctccacctcctcacagCTGGCTGAGCTGATGATGGTAGCACGAGTCAACCTGACCAGTGAGCTACCCCGCGACCTGCCCCCAGATGCCCAGCTCAGCCATGGGACCTTCCTCATCAATCTGGAGG
- the qrsl1 gene encoding glutamyl-tRNA(Gln) amidotransferase subunit A, mitochondrial, which produces MLGLTIREVSLAFSEGKISPTELCRKCLNHIKKTQHLNAYITVTEESALKQAQEAETRLLQGAPKGPLDGIPFAVKDNFCTENIKTTCASRMLKDYTPLYNATVVQKLLNQGAVLIGKTNMDEFAMGAGSTDGAFGPVRNPWSYAAPYREWTGAVADSDWVVTGGSSGGSAAAVASLTSYLALGSDTGGSTRNPGALCGVVALKPTYGLLSRHGLIPLVNSMDVPGIMTRSVSDAAVVLDILQGFDIRDSTTVPAPSSLTELPDDFAAKNICVGIPKEYHAPGLSEEILVQWSRVADMFERAGARVVQVSLPHTQYSIVCYHVLCHAEVASNMARFDGLEYGNRSPVSGSTEAMYASTRHEGFNDVVRGRILSGNYFLLKQNYQHYFVKAQKVRRLITNDFKHVFSTGVDLLLTPTTLTDAACYYDFTQEDNRTRSAQEDVFTQPVNMAGIPSVCVPTALSKRGLPIGLQLIGPAFQDKKLLTVAQWVEQRVGFPSISDYGDKRRKDTGMTNGEQASAV; this is translated from the exons GTATCTTTAGCATTCAGCGAGGGAAAAATCTCCCCAACAGAGCTTTGCAGGAAGTGTCTGAACCACatcaagaaaacacaacatcttAATGCATACATCACTGTGACAGAGGAGTCAGCACTGAAGCAGGCTCAAGAGGCAGAAACCAGACTGTTGCAAG GTGCCCCCAAAGGTCCTCTGGATGGAATCCCCTTTGCAGTCAAGGACAACTTCTGCACAGAGAATATCAAGACCACATGTGCTTCCAGGATGCTGAAAG ACTACACCCCACTCTACAATGCTACAGTGGTCCAGAAGCTCTTGAACCAAGGAGCTGTTCTCATAGGGAAGACCAACATGGATGAGTTTGCTATGGG TGCGGGCAGTACTGATGGGGCTTTCGGCCCAGTGAGAAACCCCTGGAGTTATGCAGCCCCCTACAGAGAGTGGACAGGAGCAGTGGCAGACTCTGACTGGGTGGTCACTGGGGGAAGTTCAGGAGGAAGTGCTGCGGCTGTGGCCTCCCTCACTAGCTACCT GGCTCTGGGTTCAGACACAGGCGGTTCTACTCGTAACCCTGGAGCACTATGTGGTGTTGTGGCCTTGAAGCCCACGTATGGTCTGTTGTCCAGACATGGTCTCATCCCATTGGTCAACTCCATGGATGTCCCTGGCATTATGACCCGGAGTGTCAGTGATGCAGCCGTTGTCTTAG ACATCCTTCAAGGTTTTGATATTAGAGATTCAACAACAGTTCCCGCACCCTCCTCACTGACTGAGCTACCTGATGACTTTGCTGCCAAGAACATCTGTGTAGGCATCCCCAAG GAGTACCACGCCCCAGGGCTGTCTGAGGAGATTCTAGTGCAGTGGAGTCGTGTTGCTGACATGTTTGAGAGAGCAGGGGCGCGGGTGGTGCAAGTATCTCTCCCCCACACCCAGTACTCTATTGTGTGCTACCACGTCCTGTGCCATGCTGAGGTGGCGTCTAACATGGCCCGTTTTGACGGCCTAGAATACG GCAATCGTAGTCCAGTGAGTGGCTCAACGGAGGCCATGTATGCTTCAACCCGACATGAGGGCTTCAACGATGTAGTGAGAGGGAGGATACTGTCTGGAAACTACTTCCTGCTCAAACA GAACTACCAGCACTACTTTGTGAAGGCACAGAAAGTCCGCCGGCTTATTACAAACGATTTCAAGCACGTGTTCAGCACAGGTGTGGACTTGCTGCTGACGCCCACCACTCTGACTGACGCAGCCTGTTACTACGACTTCACACAGGAAGACAACCGAACTCGCAGCGCACAGGAAGACGTCTTCACCCAGCCTGTCAACATGGCAG GTATCCCCTCTGTTTGTGTGCCAACCGCATTATCAAAACGGGGCCTTCCCATTGGTTTGCAGCTTATCGGCCCCGCCTTCCAAGACAAGAAGCTCCTTACTGTTGCCCAATGGGTCGAGCAGAGGGTTGGGTTTCCCTCCATCAGTGACTATGGAGACAAAAGGAGAAAGGATACAGGAATGACTAATGGGGAGCAGGCTTCAGCTGTATGA